From the genome of Denticeps clupeoides chromosome 4, fDenClu1.1, whole genome shotgun sequence, one region includes:
- the naa15b gene encoding N-alpha-acetyltransferase 15, NatA auxiliary subunit b isoform X1 — protein MPTVTLPPKENALFKRILRCYEHKQYRNGLKFCKQILSNPKFAEHGETLAMKGLTLNCLGKKEEAYDLVRRGLRNDLKSHVCWHVYGLLQRSDKKYDEAIKCYRNALKWDKDNLQILRDLSLLQIQMRDLEGYRETRYQLLQLRPAQRASWIGYAIAYHLLEDYEMAAKIIEEFRKTQQTSPDKVDYEYSELLLYQNQVLREAGLFKEALEHLITYEKQICDKLAVEETRGELLLSLDRMEEATEVYCRLQERNPENWSYYYGLEKALKPATTEEKLKIYEEAWVKFPKGLVPRRLPLSFLSGEKFRECLDKYLRMNFSKGCPPVFTTLKSLYQDKEKVSIIEDLVVGFETSLNSCRKFSPNDDGKEEPPTTLLWVQYFLAQHYDQICQQTLALEYINAGIESTPTLIELFLVKAKIYKHAGNIREAARWMDEAQALDTADRFINSKCAKYLLRAGMVKEAEEMCSKFTREGASAVENLNEMQCMWFQTECALAYKNMNKYGEALKKCHEIERHFVEITDDQFDFHTYCMRKMTLRSYVDLLKLEDVLRMHPFYYKAARTAIQIYLSLHDNPLTDDNKELQADTANLSDKELKKLRNKQRRAQKKAQLEEEKKNAEKEKQLKNQKKKKEDDDEEIGGPKEELIPEKLAKVECPLDEAVKFLTPLKNLVKNKIDTHLLAFEIYFRKEKFLLMLQSVKRAYAIDPDHPWLHQCLVRLFKGVSESKGLPDAVHTVLKQEISRLTGDSNANNFNQAFLSKHSDSIPHRLAAAKMMFYLDSSTEKKAVELATALDESLNNRTIQICTEVLENLRDGSLGDTKETASEAYRAECHKLYPYTLAFMPPGYEENTKIAVNGDVSTETEELANDM, from the exons ATGCCGACAGTCACCCTGCCGCCGAAAGAGAACGCTCTCTTCAAGAGGATCCTG AGATGCTACGAGCACAAGCAGTACAGAAATGGGCTGAAGTTCTGCAAGCAGATTCTGTCCAACCCCAAATTCGCTGAGCATGGAG aAACATTGGCGATGAAGGGACTGACCCTCAACTGCTTGGGGAAAAAAGAGGAGGCCTACGATCTGGTCCGACGAGGTCTTCGCAATGACCTGAAGAGTCATGTCT GCTGGCACGTGTACGGCCTCCTTCAGCGCTCGGACAAGAAATACGACGAAGCGATCAAATGTTACAGAAATGCACTGAAATGGGACAAGGACAACCTGCAGATCCTCCGAGACCTCTCCCTCTTGCAGATCCAGATGAGGGACCTTGAGGGTTACAGG GAGACCAGGTATCAGCTCCTGCAGTTGCGACCTGCTCAAAGGGCTTCGTGGATTGGTTATGCCATCGCATATCATCTCCTTGAAGACTATGAGATGGCTGCCAAGATCATTGAAGAGTTTAGAAAAACGCAACAA acttcTCCAGACAAAGTGGACTACGAGTACAGCGAACTGCTGCTCTACCAGAACCAGGTTCTGCGGGAAGCAGGGCTGTTTAAAGAAGCACTGGAGCATCTGATCACCTATGAGAAACAGATCTGTGACAAGCTGGCAGTGGAAGAGACGAGAG GAGAGCTGCTGTTGAGTTTGGACCGTATGGAAGAGGCTACGGAAGTGTACTGCCGCCTTCAGGAGCGCAACCCTGAGAACTGGTCGTATTACTATGGCCTAGAGAAAGCTCTTAAGCCTG CAACCACTGAGGAGAAGTTGAAAATCTATGAGGAAGCCTGGGTGAAATTCCCCAAAGGTTTGGTGCCTAGAAGACTTCCCCTGAGCTTTTTATCGG GTGAGAAGTTCCGAGAGTGTCTGGATAAATATTTAAGAATGAACTTCAGCAAAGGCTGCCCTCCAGTGTTTACCACTCTTAAATCTCTTTATCAAGACAAAGAAAAG GTGTCAATAATTGAAGATTTAGTAGTTGGCTTCGAAACATCTTTAAACAGCTGCCGAAAGTTCAGTCCAAATG ATGATGGTAAAGAGGAGCCTCCCACCACATTACTGTGGGTACAGTACTTTTTGGCCCAGCACTATGACCAGATTTGTCAGCAGACTCTTGCCCTGGAGTACATCAACGCTGGCATTGAGAGCACCCCAACACTTATCGAATTGTTCCTTGTTAAAGCCAAGATATACAAG CATGCTGGAAACATCCGTGAGGCGGCACGCTGGATGGACGAGGCTCAGGCCCTGGACACAGCTGACCGTTTCATCAACTCCAAATGCGCCAAATACCTTTTAAGAGCTGGCATGGTCAAAGAGGCAGAAGAAATGTGCTCCAAGTTCACACGG GAAGGGGCATCCGCAGTTGAGAACCTGAATGAGATGCAGTGCATGTGGTTCCAGACTGAATGTGCTCTGGCCTACAAAAACATGAATAAGTATGGGGAAGCCCTGAAGAAGTGCCATGAGATTGAGCGG CACTTCGTGGAGATCACAGACGACCAGTTTGACTTCCACACATATTGCATGCGGAAGATGACTCTGCGCTCGTATGTGGACCTGCTGAAGCTGGAGGACGTGCTGCGCATGCACCCCTTCTACTACAAGGCCGCTCGCACCGCCATACAAATCTACCTCAGTCTCCACGACAACCCGCTTACCGATGACAACaaggagctgcaggcagataCAG CAAACCTGTCAGACAAAGAGCTAAAGAAGTTGCGGAACAAGCAGCGGCGGGCACAGAAGAAGGCTCAGCTcgaggaagagaagaagaatgCAGAGAAGGAGAAGCAGCTGAAgaaccagaagaagaaaaaggaggATGATGACGAGGAGATTGGAGGGCCAAAAGAGGAGCTCATTCCGGAAAAGCTGGCCAAG GTTGAATGCCCCTTGGATGAGGCTGTCAAGTTTCTGACCCCTTTAAAAAATCTAGTGAAGAATAAGATAGACACTCATCTCCTGGCATTCGAGATCTACTTTAGGAAAG AAAAGTTCTTGTTAATGCTGCAGTCAGTGAAGAGGGCTTATGCTATCGACCCAGACCACCCTTGGTTGCATCAGTGTTTAGTACGTTTATTCAAAGGAG TGTCTGAAAGCAAAGGCCTTCCGGACGCGGTTCATACTGTACTGAAACAGGAAATCTCGCGGTTGACTGGGGACAGTAATGCCAATAATTTCAACCAGGCCTTCCTCTCAAAGCACTCAGACTCCATCCCACATAGGTTAGCAG CTGCCAAAATGATGTTTTACTTGGACTCGTCTACTGAGAAGAAGGCAGTGGAACTGGCTACAGCGCTGGATGAGTCGCTCAACAATAGGACCATTCAG ATCTGTACAGAGGTTCTGGAGAACCTGCGAGACGGTAGCCTAGGCGACACCAAGGAGACGGCCTCCGAGGCTTACCGGGCCGAGTGCCACAAGCTCTACCCTTACACGCTGGCCTTCATGCCACCTGGCTACGAAGAGAACACCAAAATCGCTGTCAATGGTGACGTCTCCACAGAAACCGAGGAGCTGGCCAATGATATGTGA
- the naa15b gene encoding N-alpha-acetyltransferase 15, NatA auxiliary subunit b isoform X2: MKGLTLNCLGKKEEAYDLVRRGLRNDLKSHVCWHVYGLLQRSDKKYDEAIKCYRNALKWDKDNLQILRDLSLLQIQMRDLEGYRETRYQLLQLRPAQRASWIGYAIAYHLLEDYEMAAKIIEEFRKTQQTSPDKVDYEYSELLLYQNQVLREAGLFKEALEHLITYEKQICDKLAVEETRGELLLSLDRMEEATEVYCRLQERNPENWSYYYGLEKALKPATTEEKLKIYEEAWVKFPKGLVPRRLPLSFLSGEKFRECLDKYLRMNFSKGCPPVFTTLKSLYQDKEKVSIIEDLVVGFETSLNSCRKFSPNDDGKEEPPTTLLWVQYFLAQHYDQICQQTLALEYINAGIESTPTLIELFLVKAKIYKHAGNIREAARWMDEAQALDTADRFINSKCAKYLLRAGMVKEAEEMCSKFTREGASAVENLNEMQCMWFQTECALAYKNMNKYGEALKKCHEIERHFVEITDDQFDFHTYCMRKMTLRSYVDLLKLEDVLRMHPFYYKAARTAIQIYLSLHDNPLTDDNKELQADTANLSDKELKKLRNKQRRAQKKAQLEEEKKNAEKEKQLKNQKKKKEDDDEEIGGPKEELIPEKLAKVECPLDEAVKFLTPLKNLVKNKIDTHLLAFEIYFRKEKFLLMLQSVKRAYAIDPDHPWLHQCLVRLFKGVSESKGLPDAVHTVLKQEISRLTGDSNANNFNQAFLSKHSDSIPHRLAAAKMMFYLDSSTEKKAVELATALDESLNNRTIQICTEVLENLRDGSLGDTKETASEAYRAECHKLYPYTLAFMPPGYEENTKIAVNGDVSTETEELANDM; the protein is encoded by the exons ATGAAGGGACTGACCCTCAACTGCTTGGGGAAAAAAGAGGAGGCCTACGATCTGGTCCGACGAGGTCTTCGCAATGACCTGAAGAGTCATGTCT GCTGGCACGTGTACGGCCTCCTTCAGCGCTCGGACAAGAAATACGACGAAGCGATCAAATGTTACAGAAATGCACTGAAATGGGACAAGGACAACCTGCAGATCCTCCGAGACCTCTCCCTCTTGCAGATCCAGATGAGGGACCTTGAGGGTTACAGG GAGACCAGGTATCAGCTCCTGCAGTTGCGACCTGCTCAAAGGGCTTCGTGGATTGGTTATGCCATCGCATATCATCTCCTTGAAGACTATGAGATGGCTGCCAAGATCATTGAAGAGTTTAGAAAAACGCAACAA acttcTCCAGACAAAGTGGACTACGAGTACAGCGAACTGCTGCTCTACCAGAACCAGGTTCTGCGGGAAGCAGGGCTGTTTAAAGAAGCACTGGAGCATCTGATCACCTATGAGAAACAGATCTGTGACAAGCTGGCAGTGGAAGAGACGAGAG GAGAGCTGCTGTTGAGTTTGGACCGTATGGAAGAGGCTACGGAAGTGTACTGCCGCCTTCAGGAGCGCAACCCTGAGAACTGGTCGTATTACTATGGCCTAGAGAAAGCTCTTAAGCCTG CAACCACTGAGGAGAAGTTGAAAATCTATGAGGAAGCCTGGGTGAAATTCCCCAAAGGTTTGGTGCCTAGAAGACTTCCCCTGAGCTTTTTATCGG GTGAGAAGTTCCGAGAGTGTCTGGATAAATATTTAAGAATGAACTTCAGCAAAGGCTGCCCTCCAGTGTTTACCACTCTTAAATCTCTTTATCAAGACAAAGAAAAG GTGTCAATAATTGAAGATTTAGTAGTTGGCTTCGAAACATCTTTAAACAGCTGCCGAAAGTTCAGTCCAAATG ATGATGGTAAAGAGGAGCCTCCCACCACATTACTGTGGGTACAGTACTTTTTGGCCCAGCACTATGACCAGATTTGTCAGCAGACTCTTGCCCTGGAGTACATCAACGCTGGCATTGAGAGCACCCCAACACTTATCGAATTGTTCCTTGTTAAAGCCAAGATATACAAG CATGCTGGAAACATCCGTGAGGCGGCACGCTGGATGGACGAGGCTCAGGCCCTGGACACAGCTGACCGTTTCATCAACTCCAAATGCGCCAAATACCTTTTAAGAGCTGGCATGGTCAAAGAGGCAGAAGAAATGTGCTCCAAGTTCACACGG GAAGGGGCATCCGCAGTTGAGAACCTGAATGAGATGCAGTGCATGTGGTTCCAGACTGAATGTGCTCTGGCCTACAAAAACATGAATAAGTATGGGGAAGCCCTGAAGAAGTGCCATGAGATTGAGCGG CACTTCGTGGAGATCACAGACGACCAGTTTGACTTCCACACATATTGCATGCGGAAGATGACTCTGCGCTCGTATGTGGACCTGCTGAAGCTGGAGGACGTGCTGCGCATGCACCCCTTCTACTACAAGGCCGCTCGCACCGCCATACAAATCTACCTCAGTCTCCACGACAACCCGCTTACCGATGACAACaaggagctgcaggcagataCAG CAAACCTGTCAGACAAAGAGCTAAAGAAGTTGCGGAACAAGCAGCGGCGGGCACAGAAGAAGGCTCAGCTcgaggaagagaagaagaatgCAGAGAAGGAGAAGCAGCTGAAgaaccagaagaagaaaaaggaggATGATGACGAGGAGATTGGAGGGCCAAAAGAGGAGCTCATTCCGGAAAAGCTGGCCAAG GTTGAATGCCCCTTGGATGAGGCTGTCAAGTTTCTGACCCCTTTAAAAAATCTAGTGAAGAATAAGATAGACACTCATCTCCTGGCATTCGAGATCTACTTTAGGAAAG AAAAGTTCTTGTTAATGCTGCAGTCAGTGAAGAGGGCTTATGCTATCGACCCAGACCACCCTTGGTTGCATCAGTGTTTAGTACGTTTATTCAAAGGAG TGTCTGAAAGCAAAGGCCTTCCGGACGCGGTTCATACTGTACTGAAACAGGAAATCTCGCGGTTGACTGGGGACAGTAATGCCAATAATTTCAACCAGGCCTTCCTCTCAAAGCACTCAGACTCCATCCCACATAGGTTAGCAG CTGCCAAAATGATGTTTTACTTGGACTCGTCTACTGAGAAGAAGGCAGTGGAACTGGCTACAGCGCTGGATGAGTCGCTCAACAATAGGACCATTCAG ATCTGTACAGAGGTTCTGGAGAACCTGCGAGACGGTAGCCTAGGCGACACCAAGGAGACGGCCTCCGAGGCTTACCGGGCCGAGTGCCACAAGCTCTACCCTTACACGCTGGCCTTCATGCCACCTGGCTACGAAGAGAACACCAAAATCGCTGTCAATGGTGACGTCTCCACAGAAACCGAGGAGCTGGCCAATGATATGTGA
- the LOC114787927 gene encoding ras-related protein Rab-33B-like — MESSLEVSTSVQGAPEQLGSRTFKVVVIGDSGVGKTCLTYRFCTGCFHDKPEATIGVDFRERILEVEGERIKVQLWDTAGQERFRKSMVQQYYRSVHAVVLVYDVSNPSSFRSLPLWLEECRRNVPGQDVPRVLVGNKSDLVAAGKVSSEQAQKFAEAHGMPFYQTSAKGLGAHSDTVEAIMCMLAHRLKKQQPLLNNNAPCCASFGSFKLKAKSRAEKEKWTCNC, encoded by the exons ATGGAGTCCTCGCTGGAAGTTTCCACGTCGGTGCAGGGAGCGCCGGAGCAGCTCGGCTCCCGCACCTTCAAGGTGGTGGTGATCGGGGACTCCGGCGTGGGGAAGACGTGCCTGACGTACCGCTTCTGCACCGGCTGCTTCCACGACAAACCCGAAGCCACCATTGGGGTGGACTTTCGGGAGAGGATCCTGGAGGTCGAAGGTGAAAGAATTAAG GTGCAGCTGTGGGACACGGCGGGCCAAGAACGTTTCCGGAAGAGCATGGTCCAGCAGTACTACCGGAGCGTCCACGCCGTCGTCCTGGTCTACGACGTCTCCAACCCCTCCAGCTTCCGCAGCCTGCCCCTCTGGCTGGAGGAGTGCCGGCGGAACGTGCCGGGCCAAGACGTGCCACGCGTCCTGGTGGGGAACAAGTCCGATCTGGTGGCCGCCGGCAAGGTGAGCAGCGAGCAGGCGCAGAAGTTCGCCGAGGCCCACGGCATGCCCTTCTACCAGACCTCAGCCAAGGGTCTCGGAGCCCACAGTGACACCGTGGAGGCCATTATGTGCATGCTGGCCCACAGGCTGAAGAAACAGCAGCCACTGCTGAACAATAATGCGCCTTGTTGCGCGTCCTTCGGGAGTTTTAAGCTGAAGGCGAAGAGCCGAGCGGAGAAGGAGAAATGGACCTGTAACTGCTAG
- the mgarpb gene encoding uncharacterized protein mgarpb isoform X4, translating into MAFRAAWHRLGSMARRAAAPLSRTVVPLRHMAGLPGGSAMNVTYVAIGGGSLVAALVYAYKTVNSDSVRYTDRIAAIEARSKIEVGAAAADTETALTSSAPLESAVPKESAGKTATEEPAAEPVVAVEAMAEPLPGTEEAPCEAEVVEIAAEMVAVSEEPTAEAETSNATESSVLPVSDLLSTMKIMVGSTVEIAAASVGDRRMVSAVRMLEEKPSLAVELPDVDDVHKMQDEAVPSDKQDEPKEQEFPATVEMAAQYYNTEEAYLAVREASSEDESGMDVEEVKLVETAHTGAAFEAEQTESVEHFASSTDNTSEATAEDHKMHCHSCHGADPATEDSEQEPTHLEVSMVEEITARTDTLEADHKNLTVAKIKHMEAMVDTPAEETKETARGIKTGCSLM; encoded by the exons ATGGCGTTCAGAGCCGCCTGGCACAGACTCGGCTCCATGGCGCGCAGGGCAGCGGCTCCGCTGTCCAGAACTG TAGTCCCCTTGCGGCACATGGCGGGGCTTCCTGGAGGCTCAGCCATGAACGTGACGTACGTTGCCATTGGTGGAGGCTCACTTGTAGCCGCTCTGGTTTAC GCATACAAGACAGTCAACTCTGACAGTGTGAGGTACACTGATAGAATTGCTGCAATTGAAGCCAGATCAAAGA taGAAGTAGGTGCAGCTGCCGCAGACACAGAGACAGCTCTGACTTCATCTGCACCTCTGGAGAGTGCAGTTCCTAAAGAGTCTGCTGGCAAAACAGCAACAGAAGAGCCCGCTGCTGAGCCTGTCGTTGCTGTGGAGGCGATGGCCGAGCCACTGCCTGGCACCGAGGAGGCCCCTTGTGAAGCGGAGGTTGTAGAGATTGCTGCCGAAATGGTTGCTGTTTCTGAGGAGCCTACAGCAGAGGCTGAAACCTCCAACGCAACCGAGAGCTCTG tgctgcCAGTGTCTGATCTGCTGAGCACCATGAAGATCATGGTCGGCTCCACAGTGGAGATAGCTGCCGCATCTGTTGGAGACAGGCGGATGGTTTCAGCTGTTCGGATGCTGGAGGAGAAGCCTTCACTTGCAGTGGAGCTCCCTGATGTTGATGACGTACACAAAATGCAGGATGAAGCAGTCCCTTCAGACAAACAGGATGAGCCCAAGGAACAAGAGTTCCCAGCCACTGTGGAAATGGCAGCACAGTACTATAACACAGAGGAAGCATATCTTGCAGTCAGGGAAGCAAGCTCAGAAGACGAGTCAGGGATGGATGTTGAAGAAGTGAAGCTTGTGGAAACTGCACATACAGGAGCTGCCTTTGAGGCAGAACAGACAGAAAGTGTGGAGCATTTTGCCTCTTCCACAGATAACACTTCTGAGGCAACAGCAGAAGATCACAAGATGCACTGCCACTCCTGCCATGGGGCAGACCCTGCCACTGAAGATTCCGAACAAGAACCCACACACTTAGAGGTGTCGATGGTTGAAGAAATTACAGCCAGAACAGATACATTAGAGGCAGATCACAAGAACCTGACTGTGGCTAAGATCAAGCACATGGAGGCCATGGTTGACACTCCAGCAGAAG AAACAAAGGAGACAGCCAGGGGCATAAAAACTGGCTGCAGTCTGATGTAA
- the mgarpb gene encoding histone acetyltransferase KAT6A isoform X1, whose amino-acid sequence MAFRAAWHRLGSMARRAAAPLSRTVVPLRHMAGLPGGSAMNVTYVAIGGGSLVAALVYAYKTVNSDSVRYTDRIAAIEARSKSEESVEVGAAAADTETALTSSAPLESAVPKESAGKTATEEPAAEPVVAVEAMAEPLPGTEEAPCEAEVVEIAAEMVAVSEEPTAEAETSNATESSVLPVSDLLSTMKIMVGSTVEIAAASVGDRRMVSAVRMLEEKPSLAVELPDVDDVHKMQDEAVPSDKQDEPKEQEFPATVEMAAQYYNTEEAYLAVREASSEDESGMDVEEVKLVETAHTGAAFEAEQTESVEHFASSTDNTSEATAEDHKMHCHSCHGADPATEDSEQEPTHLEVSMVEEITARTDTLEADHKNLTVAKIKHMEAMVDTPAEETKETARGIKTGCSLM is encoded by the exons ATGGCGTTCAGAGCCGCCTGGCACAGACTCGGCTCCATGGCGCGCAGGGCAGCGGCTCCGCTGTCCAGAACTG TAGTCCCCTTGCGGCACATGGCGGGGCTTCCTGGAGGCTCAGCCATGAACGTGACGTACGTTGCCATTGGTGGAGGCTCACTTGTAGCCGCTCTGGTTTAC GCATACAAGACAGTCAACTCTGACAGTGTGAGGTACACTGATAGAATTGCTGCAATTGAAGCCAGATCAAAGA GTGAGGAATCGG taGAAGTAGGTGCAGCTGCCGCAGACACAGAGACAGCTCTGACTTCATCTGCACCTCTGGAGAGTGCAGTTCCTAAAGAGTCTGCTGGCAAAACAGCAACAGAAGAGCCCGCTGCTGAGCCTGTCGTTGCTGTGGAGGCGATGGCCGAGCCACTGCCTGGCACCGAGGAGGCCCCTTGTGAAGCGGAGGTTGTAGAGATTGCTGCCGAAATGGTTGCTGTTTCTGAGGAGCCTACAGCAGAGGCTGAAACCTCCAACGCAACCGAGAGCTCTG tgctgcCAGTGTCTGATCTGCTGAGCACCATGAAGATCATGGTCGGCTCCACAGTGGAGATAGCTGCCGCATCTGTTGGAGACAGGCGGATGGTTTCAGCTGTTCGGATGCTGGAGGAGAAGCCTTCACTTGCAGTGGAGCTCCCTGATGTTGATGACGTACACAAAATGCAGGATGAAGCAGTCCCTTCAGACAAACAGGATGAGCCCAAGGAACAAGAGTTCCCAGCCACTGTGGAAATGGCAGCACAGTACTATAACACAGAGGAAGCATATCTTGCAGTCAGGGAAGCAAGCTCAGAAGACGAGTCAGGGATGGATGTTGAAGAAGTGAAGCTTGTGGAAACTGCACATACAGGAGCTGCCTTTGAGGCAGAACAGACAGAAAGTGTGGAGCATTTTGCCTCTTCCACAGATAACACTTCTGAGGCAACAGCAGAAGATCACAAGATGCACTGCCACTCCTGCCATGGGGCAGACCCTGCCACTGAAGATTCCGAACAAGAACCCACACACTTAGAGGTGTCGATGGTTGAAGAAATTACAGCCAGAACAGATACATTAGAGGCAGATCACAAGAACCTGACTGTGGCTAAGATCAAGCACATGGAGGCCATGGTTGACACTCCAGCAGAAG AAACAAAGGAGACAGCCAGGGGCATAAAAACTGGCTGCAGTCTGATGTAA
- the mgarpb gene encoding histone acetyltransferase KAT6A isoform X3, whose amino-acid sequence MAFRAAWHRLGSMARRAAAPLSRTVVPLRHMAGLPGGSAMNVTYVAIGGGSLVAALVYAYKTVNSDSVRYTDRIAAIEARSKSEESVEVGAAAADTETALTSSAPLESAVPKESAGKTATEEPAAEPVVAVEAMAEPLPGTEEAPCEAEVVEIAAEMVAVSEEPTAEAETSNATESSVLPVSDLLSTMKIMVGSTVEIAAASVGDRRMVSAVRMLEEKPSLAVELPDVDDVHKMQDEAVPSDKQDEPKEQEFPATVEMAAQYYNTEEAYLAVREASSEDESGMDVEEVKLVETAHTGAAFEAEQTESVEHFASSTDNTSEATAEDHKMHCHSCHGADPATEDSEQEPTHLEVSMVEEITARTDTLEADHKNLTVAKIKHMEAMVDTPAEALRGGVSVMATVQL is encoded by the exons ATGGCGTTCAGAGCCGCCTGGCACAGACTCGGCTCCATGGCGCGCAGGGCAGCGGCTCCGCTGTCCAGAACTG TAGTCCCCTTGCGGCACATGGCGGGGCTTCCTGGAGGCTCAGCCATGAACGTGACGTACGTTGCCATTGGTGGAGGCTCACTTGTAGCCGCTCTGGTTTAC GCATACAAGACAGTCAACTCTGACAGTGTGAGGTACACTGATAGAATTGCTGCAATTGAAGCCAGATCAAAGA GTGAGGAATCGG taGAAGTAGGTGCAGCTGCCGCAGACACAGAGACAGCTCTGACTTCATCTGCACCTCTGGAGAGTGCAGTTCCTAAAGAGTCTGCTGGCAAAACAGCAACAGAAGAGCCCGCTGCTGAGCCTGTCGTTGCTGTGGAGGCGATGGCCGAGCCACTGCCTGGCACCGAGGAGGCCCCTTGTGAAGCGGAGGTTGTAGAGATTGCTGCCGAAATGGTTGCTGTTTCTGAGGAGCCTACAGCAGAGGCTGAAACCTCCAACGCAACCGAGAGCTCTG tgctgcCAGTGTCTGATCTGCTGAGCACCATGAAGATCATGGTCGGCTCCACAGTGGAGATAGCTGCCGCATCTGTTGGAGACAGGCGGATGGTTTCAGCTGTTCGGATGCTGGAGGAGAAGCCTTCACTTGCAGTGGAGCTCCCTGATGTTGATGACGTACACAAAATGCAGGATGAAGCAGTCCCTTCAGACAAACAGGATGAGCCCAAGGAACAAGAGTTCCCAGCCACTGTGGAAATGGCAGCACAGTACTATAACACAGAGGAAGCATATCTTGCAGTCAGGGAAGCAAGCTCAGAAGACGAGTCAGGGATGGATGTTGAAGAAGTGAAGCTTGTGGAAACTGCACATACAGGAGCTGCCTTTGAGGCAGAACAGACAGAAAGTGTGGAGCATTTTGCCTCTTCCACAGATAACACTTCTGAGGCAACAGCAGAAGATCACAAGATGCACTGCCACTCCTGCCATGGGGCAGACCCTGCCACTGAAGATTCCGAACAAGAACCCACACACTTAGAGGTGTCGATGGTTGAAGAAATTACAGCCAGAACAGATACATTAGAGGCAGATCACAAGAACCTGACTGTGGCTAAGATCAAGCACATGGAGGCCATGGTTGACACTCCAGCAGAAG CATTAAGAGGTGGCGTCTCAGTGATGGCAACAGTACAGCTGTGA
- the mgarpb gene encoding histone acetyltransferase KAT6A isoform X2, translating into MAFRAAWHRLGSMARRAAAPLSRTVVPLRHMAGLPGGSAMNVTYVAIGGGSLVAALVYAYKTVNSDSVRYTDRIAAIEARSKSEESEVGAAAADTETALTSSAPLESAVPKESAGKTATEEPAAEPVVAVEAMAEPLPGTEEAPCEAEVVEIAAEMVAVSEEPTAEAETSNATESSVLPVSDLLSTMKIMVGSTVEIAAASVGDRRMVSAVRMLEEKPSLAVELPDVDDVHKMQDEAVPSDKQDEPKEQEFPATVEMAAQYYNTEEAYLAVREASSEDESGMDVEEVKLVETAHTGAAFEAEQTESVEHFASSTDNTSEATAEDHKMHCHSCHGADPATEDSEQEPTHLEVSMVEEITARTDTLEADHKNLTVAKIKHMEAMVDTPAEETKETARGIKTGCSLM; encoded by the exons ATGGCGTTCAGAGCCGCCTGGCACAGACTCGGCTCCATGGCGCGCAGGGCAGCGGCTCCGCTGTCCAGAACTG TAGTCCCCTTGCGGCACATGGCGGGGCTTCCTGGAGGCTCAGCCATGAACGTGACGTACGTTGCCATTGGTGGAGGCTCACTTGTAGCCGCTCTGGTTTAC GCATACAAGACAGTCAACTCTGACAGTGTGAGGTACACTGATAGAATTGCTGCAATTGAAGCCAGATCAAAGA GTGAGGAATCGG AAGTAGGTGCAGCTGCCGCAGACACAGAGACAGCTCTGACTTCATCTGCACCTCTGGAGAGTGCAGTTCCTAAAGAGTCTGCTGGCAAAACAGCAACAGAAGAGCCCGCTGCTGAGCCTGTCGTTGCTGTGGAGGCGATGGCCGAGCCACTGCCTGGCACCGAGGAGGCCCCTTGTGAAGCGGAGGTTGTAGAGATTGCTGCCGAAATGGTTGCTGTTTCTGAGGAGCCTACAGCAGAGGCTGAAACCTCCAACGCAACCGAGAGCTCTG tgctgcCAGTGTCTGATCTGCTGAGCACCATGAAGATCATGGTCGGCTCCACAGTGGAGATAGCTGCCGCATCTGTTGGAGACAGGCGGATGGTTTCAGCTGTTCGGATGCTGGAGGAGAAGCCTTCACTTGCAGTGGAGCTCCCTGATGTTGATGACGTACACAAAATGCAGGATGAAGCAGTCCCTTCAGACAAACAGGATGAGCCCAAGGAACAAGAGTTCCCAGCCACTGTGGAAATGGCAGCACAGTACTATAACACAGAGGAAGCATATCTTGCAGTCAGGGAAGCAAGCTCAGAAGACGAGTCAGGGATGGATGTTGAAGAAGTGAAGCTTGTGGAAACTGCACATACAGGAGCTGCCTTTGAGGCAGAACAGACAGAAAGTGTGGAGCATTTTGCCTCTTCCACAGATAACACTTCTGAGGCAACAGCAGAAGATCACAAGATGCACTGCCACTCCTGCCATGGGGCAGACCCTGCCACTGAAGATTCCGAACAAGAACCCACACACTTAGAGGTGTCGATGGTTGAAGAAATTACAGCCAGAACAGATACATTAGAGGCAGATCACAAGAACCTGACTGTGGCTAAGATCAAGCACATGGAGGCCATGGTTGACACTCCAGCAGAAG AAACAAAGGAGACAGCCAGGGGCATAAAAACTGGCTGCAGTCTGATGTAA